The Oryzias latipes chromosome 1, ASM223467v1 genome contains a region encoding:
- the aimp1 gene encoding aminoacyl tRNA synthase complex-interacting multifunctional protein 1 isoform X2, whose translation MFLARSLVKMSGHNPLLRLEQRAAEADQLIEYLKQQVQLLKEKAVGQASVKEEKKLLVENAKLKKDIEELKKQLLEKEKSRGVLEVAMPTGDTTIEPCSKPTPPKPVAAPPAASVSAAENPPPKEEGKKKKPDKKGGEKAEKKQQQQVAVSQEDAKVDVSRLDLRVGRIVSAQKHPDADSLYVEQVDVGEAAPRTVVSGLVKHIPLDQMQNRMAVLLCNLKPAKMRGVVSQAMVMCASSPDKVEILDPPSGAAPGDRVTFQNFPGEPDKELNPKKKVWEQIQPDLRTDERCVATYKGAAFEVAGKGVCKAQTMSNSGIK comes from the exons TTGCTGAGGTTGGAACAGCGAGCAGCCGAGGCCGACCAGCTCATCGAGTATCTCAAGCAGCAAGTCCAGCTGCTGAAGGAAAAAGCCG TTGGGCAGGCCAGTGTCAAAGAAGAGAAGAAACTCCTGGTGGAGAACGCTAAACTGAAGAAGGACATCGAGGAGCTGaaaaagcagctgctggagaagGAGAAGAGTAGAGGAG TGCTGGAGGTCGCCATGCCAACAGGGGACACTACCATTGAGCCGTGTTCAAAGCCCACCCCTCCCAAACCAGTtgcagcgccccctgctgctTCTGTGAGTGCTGCAGAGAACCCCCCACCCAAAGAAGAGGgcaaaaagaagaagcctgACAAGAAAG GAGGAGAGAAAGCAgagaagaagcagcagcagcaggtggcgGTGAGCCAAGAGGACGCTAAAGTGGATGTGTCTCGCCTGGACCTGCGAGTTGGTCGTATCGTATCTGCCCAGAAGCATCCAGATGCCGACAGCCTTTACGTGGAGCAGGTTGATGTGGGAGAGGCGGCTCCCCGCACCGTGGTCAGCGGACTGGTCAAGCACATACCTCTGGACCAG ATGCAGAATCGCATGGCGGTCTTGCTGTGTAACCTTAAGCCAGCCAAGATGAGGGGCGTGGTGTCACAGGCCATGGTCATGTGTGCCAGCTCCCCAGACAAGGTGGAGATCCTCGATCCTCCCAGTGGAGCTGCTCCAGGGGACAGAGTCACTTTCCAAAACTTCCCAG GTGAACCAGACAAGGAGCTGAACCCCAAAAAGAAAGTGTGGGAGCAAATTCAGCCAGACCTCCGCACGGACGAACGTTGTGTTGCGACCTACAAGGGTGCTGCCTTTGAAGTGGCTGGCAAAGGAGTGTGCAAAGCCCAAACTATGAGCAACAGTGGAATCAAATGA